In Stanieria sp. NIES-3757, the DNA window CTACCACAAAACAGGGTGCTGTTTTCTCCTGCATCCAAGTTAGAATTGTCCCAAATACACGCTTGCTCACTCCGCCATCCATACCACCAAAAGCAAACGCCTTTTCAATCTCATCAATCCAAAGGATACAAGGAGCTACGGTTTCGGCTAACTGTAAAGCCTTTTGGGTTCTTTCTTCCGATTCCCCTACCAAAGAGCCAAATAACGAACCCACATCCAATCTTAATAAAGGTAACTGCCACAAACCGCCAATCATCTTGGCAGTGAGACTTTTCCCCGTACCTGGAATCCCAATCAGGGCAATACCTTTGGGGGCAGGTAAGCCATAGTTACGGGCTTCTTGGGAAAAAGCCCTTTCCCGTAACCGCAACCATTCTTTTAACACCCCTAAACCACCTACATCCCCTGGTGTTTCGTGGACGGCAAAAAACTCCAACGCCTGACTCTCGCGGATAATCTGTTTTTTCTCTTCCGTAACTAAATTAATATCCCTGTCATCTAATACCCCATCACTGACAATAGCTTTAGCAAATACCCGTTGTGCTTGGGCTGCGGTCAAGCCTAAAGCTGCCTGGACTAGTTTTTCCCTACCCAACCGCGTTAGATTAACTTTGACTCCTGGGGTTTGAGTCAATCTCTGCAATACGGTTTCTAGTTCCTCATTTTGAGGTAAGGGATATTCTAAAATAACCGCTTCATCTTTCAATTCCACGGGAATTTTCCCTGAAGGGGCAGTAATCAAAATTGACTTCTTACTAAACTTAAGCCGTTGGGCAACACTGCGGAGTTTACGTTTAATTTGGGGATTAGTCCAACAGTCGTGAAAATCTTTAAGTACAAATAAACTATCTCCTTCGGCTTTATCCACCTGTTCCAATGCCGAAAGGGGGTCTTTAGCTGAAGGAATCGAACCTCGCCAATTAGTTACTGCACCAAACCCATCAGCAACATCCCAACTGAGACAGGAACGCTGAGTGCGCTCGCATACCTGTTTGACGCTCTGTAATGCCCTCTCTTCCTCTGGCGTTACCAAGATCATCAGAGTAAAGCGCGATCTTAAGTAAATGTCCAATTCCTGTT includes these proteins:
- the ycf46 gene encoding hypothetical protein YCF46, whose amino-acid sequence is MAFEQELDIYLRSRFTLMILVTPEEERALQSVKQVCERTQRSCLSWDVADGFGAVTNWRGSIPSAKDPLSALEQVDKAEGDSLFVLKDFHDCWTNPQIKRKLRSVAQRLKFSKKSILITAPSGKIPVELKDEAVILEYPLPQNEELETVLQRLTQTPGVKVNLTRLGREKLVQAALGLTAAQAQRVFAKAIVSDGVLDDRDINLVTEEKKQIIRESQALEFFAVHETPGDVGGLGVLKEWLRLRERAFSQEARNYGLPAPKGIALIGIPGTGKSLTAKMIGGLWQLPLLRLDVGSLFGSLVGESEERTQKALQLAETVAPCILWIDEIEKAFAFGGMDGGVSKRVFGTILTWMQEKTAPCFVVATANDISSLPPELLRKGRFDEIFFLDLPTAAERQEIFAVHLRKRNRLPQDFDVAQLARQSEGYVGAEIEQAIIDGMYVGFNQGREFTTNDLFIALKRQVPLSVSQQETIAGLRNWLKEGRAQSASFQEIREAEQQFVPLQFEIGR